The nucleotide window ATGTCTTCCAACAACATCCTGAGCCCGTCCAACGGCTCGCCCATCATCAACCCCTCGCAGGATATCGTCCTCGGTCTGTACTACCTGACCACGCCGCGTTCCTTCGAGAAGGGCGAGGGCATGATCTTCTCCAGCCCGGAAGAGGTCATCTCGGCCCACGATTTCGGTGTGGTGGGCATCCACGCGCGCATCAAGGTCCGCATCGACGGCGAGATCGTCGAGACCACCACCGGTCGCATCATCGTTGCCGAGCTGCTGCCCGACAAGGTGCCGTTCGACCTGGTCAACTGCGTGCTGAACAAGAAGAATATCGCCGCCCTGGTCTCCGGCGCCTACCGTCTGGCGGGCACCAAGGCCACGGTCATCCTGTGCGACAGGGTCAAGGACCTGGGTTACGAATACGCCACCCGCGCGGGCGTGACCATCGGCGTCAAGGATCTCAAGATTCCCGACGCCAAGGCCCCGATGCTCGCAACCGCCAATGCGGAAGTCGACGAGATCGAGAACCAGTTTCAGGACGGCATCATTACCCGTACCGAGAAATACAACAAGATCGTCGACGTCTGGACCAAGGTCACCAACGACATCTCCAACGAGATGATGCAGGAAATGTCCACAGACGTGCTGACCGATCCCAAGACCGGGAAGACCGAGGTCAACTCGAGCTTCAACCCGATCTACATGATGGCCACGTCCGGTGCCCGAGGCAACCAGGACCAGATGCGCCAGCTGGCCGGTATGCGCGGCCTGATGGCCAAGCCGTCCGGTGAGATCATCGAGACCCCGATCACCGCCTCCTTCCGCGAGGGGCTGTCGGTTCTCCAGTACTTCATCTCCACCCACGGCGCACGAAAGGGTCTGGCCGATACCGCGCTCAAGACCGCCAACTCCGGTTACCTGACCCGTCGTCTCGTCGACGTCGTCCAGGACGTGACCGTGTCCGAGCTGGACTGCGGCACCGTGGACGGGCTGGAACTCACCCACCTGATCAAGGGCGGCGAGATCAAGCAGCGTCTGGCCGAGCGTGTCCAGGGCCGCGTGACCATGTTCGACACCTTTGACGAGGAGACCGGCGAGCTGGTCATCCCGGCCAATACGGTCATCGATTCGCAGTACGCCAAGAAGCTCGACGCTTCCGGCGTCAACTCCATCGTCATCCGCTCCGGCCTGACCTGCAAGTCCAAGCAGGGCGTGTGCGCCCGGTGCTACGGTCGCGACCTGGCTCGCGGCCACCTGGTGAACGTGGGTGAGACGGTCGGCATCATCGCCGCCCAGTCCATCGGCGAGCCGGGCACCCAGCTGACCATGCGTACCTTCCACATCGGTGGTACCGCATCCAAGGAAATCGAATCCTCGGCCATCGAGTCCCAGCACAACGGCCGCGTCATCACGGCCCGCATGCGCACCGTCGTCAACTCCGACGGCCACAAGATGGTGCTCGGCAAGAGCTGCCAGGTGGGCATCGTCGACGAGCAGGGCCGCGAGCGTGAAAAGTACGTGCTGCCTTCCGGCGCGCGCCTGATGGTCGACGAGGGACAGGAAGTCAAGAAGGGCGACGTGCTGGCCGAATGGGATCCGTACATGGAGCCGTTCATCGTCGACGCCGCCGGTGCCATCAAGTTCAAGGATATCATCGAAGGCAAGACCGTCCAGGAGGACCGCACCTCCAAGGCGTCCTACACCATCATGGAATACCGCACCACCAACTACCGGCCCGCCGTCACCCTGCTGGGCGACGACAACAAGCCGGTCAAGCGTCCCGGCACCGACATCGATGCCAACTTCGCCATGCCGGTGGGTGCCATTCTCATGGTCAAGGACGGGGACCAGGTCAAGGCCGGTGACGTCATCGCCCGTAAGCCTCGTGAGTCGTCCAAGACCAAGGATATCGTCGGCGGTCTGCCGCGCGTCGCCGAGCTGTTCGAGGTGCGCAAGCCCAAGGATCTGGGCGTGCTCTCCTCCATCGACGGCATCGTCACCTTCGGTGCCGAGTCCAAGGGCAAGCGCAAGGTCGTGGTCACCCCGGAAGTGGGCGATGCCCAGGAATTCCTCATTCCCAAGGGCAAGCACATCACGGTTCAGGAATCCGACTTCGTCGAAGCCGGAGACCTGCTCACCGAAGGCACTCCGGAGCTGCACGACCTCCTGCGCATCAAGGGCGAGAAGTACCTTGCCCGCTACCTGGTCGAAGAGATCCAGGACGTGTACCGCTTCCAGGGCGTCAACATCAACGACAAGCACATCGAGATCATCGTGCGCCAGATGCTCAAGAAGGTCTCGATCCTGAACCCCGGCACCACCACTTTCCTTATCGGCGAGCAGGTGGACAAGCTGCGGTTCATGGAAGAAAACGCCAGGGTCGCAGCCGAGGGCGGAACCCCCGCCGTAGCCGAAACCCTGGTCCTGGGCATCACCCAGGCTTCCCTGTCCACGGATTCCTTCATCTCCGCGGCATCCTTCCAGGAGACGACCAAGGTCCTGACCGAGGCGTCCCTGAAGGGCAAGTCCGACTACCTGCGCGGCCTGAAGGAAAACGTCATCGTCGGTCGCCTGGTGCCTGCCGGTACCGGCTTCCGCAAGTACACCGATTCCGGAATCTCCGTGCCCGAACAGCCGGAGCGCCCGGACAAGTTCCTGGAGGAACTCGAAGAGAGCCCGCTTCTGGTGGATGCGCCGCAGGCGTAAACACGGGAAGTTTATAACACGGCTTTGTGCTGATATAACTGGCTGATAAAATTGGAGAGGCCTCGCCTCTCCAATTTCTTTGGCGGGAAGACCGCAAAAGTACATGGATTCTCCGGGGCAAATGCCTTGACAACGCCGGAGGATATGGAGTACTTGCGGTCCTCTTTGCGCGAAATTCGCGCGTGGGTAATCTATTAACTAATGATTGGAGGATGAATGCCCACTATTAACCAATTGCTCCGCTCCGGCCGCAAGGCGCAGCCCAAGCGGAAAAAGACCCCGGCCCTGATGGAATGCCCCCAGCGCCGCGGTGTATGCACCAGGGTGTACACCACGACCCCCAAGAAGCCGAACTCCGCGCTTCGCAAGGTCGCTCGTGTTCGCCTGACCAACGGCATGGAAGTTACCGCCTACATCGGCGGTGAAGGCCATAACCTGCAGGAACACTCCGTGGTTCTGATCCGTGGCGGTCGTGTAAAAGACCTTCCCGGTGTCCGTTACCACATCGTTCGCGGTACGCTGGACACCTCCGGTGTCGATGATCGTCGCCGTGGTCGTTCCAAGTACGGCACCAAGCGCCCGAAATAAGGTTTTAGCCTCTTTCGCAATGCCCGGGGTGGGATGACAAAGTAGGGCGGAGGCTGCCCGAAATAATGTCCCCCCGGCCGAAATTCAAGGAGAAAGAAATGCCTCGTAAAGGTCCTGTCACCAAGCGACAGATCCTGCCGGATCCTGTATACGGCAGCAAACTCGTCACTCGCTTCATCAACCGTCTGATGCTGGACGGCAAGAAGTCTACCGCAGAACGAATTTTCTACAAGGCCGTCGACGTCCTGGCCAACAAGACCAACGAAGATCCGTTGCGTGCCTTTGAGAAGTGCCTGGAAAACATCCGTCCGTCCCTGGAGGTCAAGTCCCGCCGCGTCGGCGGTGCCACCTACCAGGTGCCCATGGAAGTTCGTCCCGACCGCCAGACCGCACTCGCCATCCGCTGGCTGATCGCTTTTGCCCGCGGGCGTGGTGAGAAGGGCATGGTCGCCCGTCTTTCCGGCGAGCTTCTGGATGCCTTCAACAACCGTGGGGGCGCCGTCAAAAAGCGTGAAGATACCCACAAGATGGCAGAAGCCAACAAAGCTTTTGCACACTACCGTTGGTAGATTCGGAGCATTAAAGTGGCAAGAAAAGTACCCAGAGAAAAACAGCGCAATATTGGTATCATGGCCCACATCGATGCGGGCAAGACTACCACGACCGAGCGCATCCTGTTCTACACCGGCGTGTCCCATAAGATCGGTGAGGTCCATGACGGCGAAGCCACCATGGACTGGATGGTTCAGGAGCAGGAACGCGGCATCACCATCACGTCTGCCGCAACCACCTGCTTTTGGCGCGAGCATCGCGTCAACATCATCGATACCCCGGGCCACGTGGACTTCACCATGGAAGTCGAGCGCGCCTTGCGCGTGCTTGACGGCGCCATCGCCGTCTTCGACTCCGTGGCGGGTGTCGAGCCCCAGTCCGAAACCGTGTGGCGTCAGGCCGACCGGTACAAGGTTCCCCGCATGGCCTTCGTCAACAAGATGGACCGCGTCGGCGCGGACTTCTTCCGTTGCGTTGAAATGATGAAGACCCGGTTGGGCGCCAAAGCTGTTCCTCTGCAGCTGCCCATTGGGGCCGAGGACGATTTCGAAGGCGTCGTCGACCTGATCGAGGGCAAAGCGTACATCTATGATCATCAGGACCATGGTGCCAGCTTCACCACCACCGACATTCCCGCCGAACTCCAGGACCAGTACGAGGAGATGCGCGCGGATATGATCGAGGCCATTGCCGAGGAAGACGAGACGCTTCTGGAACGGTACATGTCCGATGAGGTGCTGACCCCCGAAGAGCTTCGCGAGGGCGTGCGCAAGGCCACCAACGCCTTGGCCATCTGCCCCGTGCTCTGCGGCACCGCATTCCGCAACAAGGGCGTCCAGCCGCTGCTCGACGCCATTGTCGACTACATGCCGTCCCCGCTGGACATCGCCATCATGAAGGGCGTCAACCCCGACAACGAAGCCGTTGTCGAGTGCCCCTGTGACGACGACAAGCCGCTGGCGGCCCTGGCATTCAAGCTGATGACCGACCCGTTCGTCGGTCACCTGACCTTCCTGCGCCTCTATTCCGGCAAGATCGAGTCCGGTGCCACGTTCATGAACGGCGCCACCGGGAAGAAGGAGCGCATCGGTCGACTTCTGAAGATGCACGCCAACAAGCGTGAGGAAATAAAAGAGGCATACGCCGGTGACATCGTCGCCGCCGTCGGCCTCAAGAACGTAGCCACCGGCGACACCCTGGCCGATCTCAAGAACCCCGTTGTTCTCGAGTCCCTGGATATTCCGGAGCCGGTCATCGAGGTGGCTATCGAACCCAAGACCAAGGCAGACCGCGACACCCTGTCCGCCGCCCTCGTCAAATTGGCCAAGGAGGACCCGTCCTTCCGCGTCAAGACCGATGAGGAAACCGGGCAGACCCTTATCGCCGGAATGGGCGAGTTGCACCTGGAAATCATCGTTGACCGCCTTCTCAGGGAGTTCAACGTGAATGCCAACGTGGGCGCTCCCCGCGTTGCGTACCGGGAGACCATCTCCGCGCCGAACAAGGTGGATGTCAAGCATGCCAAGCAGTCTGGCGGTCGTGGCCAGTACGGCCACGTTGTCCTCGAGATCGAGCCCAATCCTGAGAAGGGCTACGAGTTCGCGGACGAGATCAAGGGCGGCGTGATTCCCAAGGAATACATCCCCGCCGTTGACAAGGGCATCCAGGATGCCATGAAGAACGGCATCACCGCCGGATTCCCGGTGGTGGACGTGAAGGTCAAGCTCGTGTTCGGCTCCTACCATGAAGTCGACTCCTCTGAGCAGGCCTTCTACATTGCCGGTTCTCTGGCGATCAAGGAAGCCTGCAGAGGTGCAAAGCCGATCCTGCTCGAGCCGATCATGTCGGTGGAAGTCGTGACCCCCGAGGATTACCTCGGCGACGTCATGGGTGACTTGAACGGCCGCCGCGGCCGCGTGGGCGAAATGGAAGCCCGCGTCGGTGTGCAGGTCGTCCGCTCGTTCGTCCCGCTGTCCGAAATGTTCGGATACGCCACGGACCTGCGCTCCAAGACACAGGGCAGGGCTACCTTTACCATGCAGTTCGACCACTACGAGAAGTTGCCGAACAATTTGGCTGAAGAATTGATGAAAGGAACAGATTAACGTAGAGCCGAGGATTTTCCCTCAGCTTGACACTGCGGCGTTCGGGATGTACTCATCCCGACCGCTGCAATGAACAGCGCTTTTTTATTTTGAAAGCGCGAGTTGAGATAAATCCTTTGAGGAGAAAGCACTATGTCTGCTTCGACGATGGCGAGCGATCGCATCAGAATTAAACTGAGAGCATACGATTACCGTATTCTGGACAAGGCTGTCACCGAGATCGTTGACACCGCCCGGAATACCGGTGCGGCAATTGCCGGCCCCGTGCCGCTGCCCACCGACATTCATCGTACCACCGTCCAGAAGTCCGTTCACGTGGACAAGAAGTCCCGTGAGCAGTTTGAAATGCGCATCCATAAGCGCCTTCTGGATATTCTTGAACCCACTCAGCAGACGGTTGACGCCCTGGGCAAGCTTTCGCTTCCCGCCGGCGTGGACGTCGAAATCAAGCTCTAGGAGGATTAGTCATGGCTAAGACTCTCGGACTGCTTGGCAAGAAAGTGGGCATGACCCGCATTTTCAAGGACGATGGCACTATCTGCCCCGTGACCGTTATCGAGGCAGGCCCCTGCCCGGTCATGCAGATCAAGACCACCGACAAGGAAGGCTACAACGCCCTGCAACTCGGCTTTGACACCATTGCCGAACGCAAGGTCAACAAGCCCATGAAGGGCCACCAGGCCAAGGCCGGCAAAGACCTCTACCGCACGCTGAAGGAATTCCCCATCGAGGCGGTCGAGGAATACGAGCTGGGCCAGGAAATCACCGTGGACATTTTCGCCGCCGGCGAGAAGGTCAAGGTGACCGGCACTTCCAAGGGTAAGGGTTTCCAGGGCGTCATGAAGCGTCACAACTTCGCCGGGTCCCGCGCCTCTCACGGCGCTGAAAAGGTTCACCGCGTTCCCGGCTCCGTCGGTAACGCCACCTACCCCGGTCGTGTCTGGAAGGGCAAGAAGATGCCCGGCCAAATGGGCAACGCCCGCGTGACCGTGTCCAACGTGGAAATCGTCGACGTCCGCCCCGAGGACAACGTTCTCGTGGTGAAGGGGCAGATCCCCGGCGCCAACGGCGGTCTCGTGATGATCCGCAAGAACGGTTAGAGGTGAGTATCATGGCAAAATTACAGATCATAGATCAGAACAATAAGAAAGTGGGCGATATCGAGTTGGCTCCCGAGGTTTTCGAAGTCGAAATCCAGCCCGAGATCCTCAACCTGGTTGTCCGTTCCCAGCGCGCTGCCAAGCGCCAGGGCACCCATGCAACCAAGAACCGCGCCTTGATCAATGGCGGCGGCCGCAAGCCCTGGCGCCAGAAAGGCACCGGACGCGCCCGTGCCGGTTCCTCCCGTTCGCCCCTGTGGCGCGGCGGTGCGACCACCTTTGGTCCCCAGCCCCGCGACTACAGCTTCAAGGTGAACAAGAAGGTCCGCAAGCTGGCCCTGCAGATGGCTCTGTCCTCCCGCTTCTCCGAGGAGAAGCTGCGGGTGGTCAACACCATCGAGCTGGCCGAGATCAAGACCAAGGCGTTTGCCGAAATCGCTGAAAAGCTCGGCCTCGGCAAGACCCTCATCGTGGCCAAGGACATTGATGAGAAGCTGGCGCTGTCCGCACGGAACATGCCCCACATCAAGGTCATCGAAGCCGACAAGCTGAATGTTTACGACGTGCTGCTGTACCCCGAGCTGATCATGCTCGAGTCTGCCGCCCAAGACGTTCAAGAGAGGTTGAAGTAATGGATTATTCGAAAGTTCTGCTGAAGCCCGTGGTCTCCGAAAAGGCCAATGAGGCCAAGGAGCAATCCAATCACGTCTCTTTTTACGTCCACCCCGACTCCAACAAGATCGAGGTGAAGAAGGCCGTTGAGGCAGCCTTCGACGTCAAAGTCGAGTCCGTGAATATCGTCAAGAAGAAAGCAATGCCGCGCACGAAGTTCGGCCGGGCCACCGGTGGTCGCATCCCCGGTTACAAGAAGGCCTACGTCAAGCTTGCCGCCGGTGATAAAATCGAAATCTTCGAAGGAGTGTAACCATGGCAACCCGTAAGCTGAAGCCTACTTCTCCGGGCCGCCGGTTCCAGACGGTTTCCGATTTTGCGGAAATCACGCGGACCACTCCCGAGAAGTCGCTGACCAAGGGCCTGACCAAGAAGGCCGGTCGCAACAACAATGGTCGCGTCACCATGCGCCGTCGCGGCGGTGGTCACAAGTCCCTGTACCGCATCATCGACTTCAAGCGGAACAAGGATTCCATCCCCGCCAAGGTCGCTGAGATCGAGTACGATCCGAACCGCAGCGCCCGCATCGCACTGCTGCATTACGCAGACGGCGAGAAGCGCTACATCCTGTGCCCCGTCGGCCTGAACCAGGGTGATGTCATCACCTCCGGCGAAGGTTCCGACATCAAGCCCGGCAACGCGCTGGTCCTGGCCAATATCCCGACCGGTACCATCGTGCACAACATCGAACTGCACCCCGGAAAGGGCGGTCAGTTCTGCCGTGCCGCCGGCACGTACGCGCAGCTCATCGCAAAGGAAGGCAAGTACGCCCTCCTGCGCATGCCCTCCGGCGAGGTCCGCAAGGTCCTGGCCTCCTGCTGCGCCACCGTCGGCCAGGTTGGCAATATTCATCATGAGAACATCAAGATCGGTAAGGCCGGACGTAATCGTTGGCTTGGCCGTCGTCCGAAGGTTCGTGGTGTGGCAATGAACCCGATCGATCACCCGCTGGGTGGTGGTGAGGGCCGTAGTTCCGGTGGTCGCCATCCGGTGTCCCCGTGGGGTACCCCGGCCAAGGGCTACAAGACCCGGAACAAGAAGAAGGCTTCCTCGAAGCTCATCGTCAAACGCCGCGGCCAGAAGTAGGAGTATAACCAATGCCTAGATCTCTTAAGAAGGGCCCGTTCCTCGACGGCCATCTGATCAAGAAAATCCAAGTGGCTTCCGAGAGTGGCGACCGACGCGTGATCAAGACCTGGTCCCGTCGTTCCACCATCGTCCCGGAAATGGTCGGCATGACCTTTGCCGTCCATAATGGGCGGAAGTTCATCCCGGTGTTCGTGACCGAGAATATGGTCGGCCACAAGCTGGGCGAATTCTCCCCCACCCGCACTTACTTCGGCCATGTCGCCGACAAGAAGAAGTAGGGGAGGAGGACATCATGGAAGCGAAAGCAGTAGCAAAGTTCGTACGTGTGTCTCCGCGCAAGACCCGCATTGTTGCCGAGAACATCAAGGGCAAAGGCGTCGAAGACGCCCTGAACATTCTCCGGTTCACCCCGAAGAAGCCCGCCGAGATTCTCAGCAAGGTCCTGTACTCCGCCATTTCCAATGCGGAGCAGATGCCCGGAGTCGATGTCGACTCCCTGATCGTTGATACGGTC belongs to Pseudodesulfovibrio portus and includes:
- the rpoC gene encoding DNA-directed RNA polymerase subunit beta' is translated as MTLDDLFTLRGAPNQAAQGRNLKAIQISIASPETIREWSFGEVKKPETINYRTFKPERDGLFCAKIFGPVKDYECNCGKYKRMKHRGIVCEKCGVEVIASKVRRERMGHIELAAPVAHIWFLKTLPSKIGTLLDITMADLEKVLYFDSYIVLDPGETPLKTHQVVSEDQYFQVIDHFGEDALKVGMGAETVRTMLEALDLPTLRAELREESQTTRSQTKKKKITKRLKIVEAFIESGNKPEWMIMEVIPIIPPELRPLVPLDGGRFATSDLNDLYRRVINRNNRLKRLLELGAPEIIIRNEKRMLQEAVDALFDNGRRGRAITGTNGRPLKSLSDMIKGKQGRFRQNLLGKRVDYSGRSVIVVGPKLKLHQCGLPKKMALELFKPFIYSELEKREIATTIKSAKKMVEREDLVVWDILEDVVREYPIMLNRAPTLHRLGIQAFEPLLVEGKAIQLHPLVCSAYNADFDGDQMAVHVPLSVEAQIECRVLMMSSNNILSPSNGSPIINPSQDIVLGLYYLTTPRSFEKGEGMIFSSPEEVISAHDFGVVGIHARIKVRIDGEIVETTTGRIIVAELLPDKVPFDLVNCVLNKKNIAALVSGAYRLAGTKATVILCDRVKDLGYEYATRAGVTIGVKDLKIPDAKAPMLATANAEVDEIENQFQDGIITRTEKYNKIVDVWTKVTNDISNEMMQEMSTDVLTDPKTGKTEVNSSFNPIYMMATSGARGNQDQMRQLAGMRGLMAKPSGEIIETPITASFREGLSVLQYFISTHGARKGLADTALKTANSGYLTRRLVDVVQDVTVSELDCGTVDGLELTHLIKGGEIKQRLAERVQGRVTMFDTFDEETGELVIPANTVIDSQYAKKLDASGVNSIVIRSGLTCKSKQGVCARCYGRDLARGHLVNVGETVGIIAAQSIGEPGTQLTMRTFHIGGTASKEIESSAIESQHNGRVITARMRTVVNSDGHKMVLGKSCQVGIVDEQGREREKYVLPSGARLMVDEGQEVKKGDVLAEWDPYMEPFIVDAAGAIKFKDIIEGKTVQEDRTSKASYTIMEYRTTNYRPAVTLLGDDNKPVKRPGTDIDANFAMPVGAILMVKDGDQVKAGDVIARKPRESSKTKDIVGGLPRVAELFEVRKPKDLGVLSSIDGIVTFGAESKGKRKVVVTPEVGDAQEFLIPKGKHITVQESDFVEAGDLLTEGTPELHDLLRIKGEKYLARYLVEEIQDVYRFQGVNINDKHIEIIVRQMLKKVSILNPGTTTFLIGEQVDKLRFMEENARVAAEGGTPAVAETLVLGITQASLSTDSFISAASFQETTKVLTEASLKGKSDYLRGLKENVIVGRLVPAGTGFRKYTDSGISVPEQPERPDKFLEELEESPLLVDAPQA
- the rpsL gene encoding 30S ribosomal protein S12, translating into MPTINQLLRSGRKAQPKRKKTPALMECPQRRGVCTRVYTTTPKKPNSALRKVARVRLTNGMEVTAYIGGEGHNLQEHSVVLIRGGRVKDLPGVRYHIVRGTLDTSGVDDRRRGRSKYGTKRPK
- the rpsG gene encoding 30S ribosomal protein S7, with the protein product MPRKGPVTKRQILPDPVYGSKLVTRFINRLMLDGKKSTAERIFYKAVDVLANKTNEDPLRAFEKCLENIRPSLEVKSRRVGGATYQVPMEVRPDRQTALAIRWLIAFARGRGEKGMVARLSGELLDAFNNRGGAVKKREDTHKMAEANKAFAHYRW
- the fusA gene encoding elongation factor G, with the protein product MARKVPREKQRNIGIMAHIDAGKTTTTERILFYTGVSHKIGEVHDGEATMDWMVQEQERGITITSAATTCFWREHRVNIIDTPGHVDFTMEVERALRVLDGAIAVFDSVAGVEPQSETVWRQADRYKVPRMAFVNKMDRVGADFFRCVEMMKTRLGAKAVPLQLPIGAEDDFEGVVDLIEGKAYIYDHQDHGASFTTTDIPAELQDQYEEMRADMIEAIAEEDETLLERYMSDEVLTPEELREGVRKATNALAICPVLCGTAFRNKGVQPLLDAIVDYMPSPLDIAIMKGVNPDNEAVVECPCDDDKPLAALAFKLMTDPFVGHLTFLRLYSGKIESGATFMNGATGKKERIGRLLKMHANKREEIKEAYAGDIVAAVGLKNVATGDTLADLKNPVVLESLDIPEPVIEVAIEPKTKADRDTLSAALVKLAKEDPSFRVKTDEETGQTLIAGMGELHLEIIVDRLLREFNVNANVGAPRVAYRETISAPNKVDVKHAKQSGGRGQYGHVVLEIEPNPEKGYEFADEIKGGVIPKEYIPAVDKGIQDAMKNGITAGFPVVDVKVKLVFGSYHEVDSSEQAFYIAGSLAIKEACRGAKPILLEPIMSVEVVTPEDYLGDVMGDLNGRRGRVGEMEARVGVQVVRSFVPLSEMFGYATDLRSKTQGRATFTMQFDHYEKLPNNLAEELMKGTD
- the rpsJ gene encoding 30S ribosomal protein S10; protein product: MSASTMASDRIRIKLRAYDYRILDKAVTEIVDTARNTGAAIAGPVPLPTDIHRTTVQKSVHVDKKSREQFEMRIHKRLLDILEPTQQTVDALGKLSLPAGVDVEIKL
- the rplC gene encoding 50S ribosomal protein L3, whose translation is MAKTLGLLGKKVGMTRIFKDDGTICPVTVIEAGPCPVMQIKTTDKEGYNALQLGFDTIAERKVNKPMKGHQAKAGKDLYRTLKEFPIEAVEEYELGQEITVDIFAAGEKVKVTGTSKGKGFQGVMKRHNFAGSRASHGAEKVHRVPGSVGNATYPGRVWKGKKMPGQMGNARVTVSNVEIVDVRPEDNVLVVKGQIPGANGGLVMIRKNG
- the rplD gene encoding 50S ribosomal protein L4 — translated: MAKLQIIDQNNKKVGDIELAPEVFEVEIQPEILNLVVRSQRAAKRQGTHATKNRALINGGGRKPWRQKGTGRARAGSSRSPLWRGGATTFGPQPRDYSFKVNKKVRKLALQMALSSRFSEEKLRVVNTIELAEIKTKAFAEIAEKLGLGKTLIVAKDIDEKLALSARNMPHIKVIEADKLNVYDVLLYPELIMLESAAQDVQERLK
- the rplW gene encoding 50S ribosomal protein L23, with protein sequence MDYSKVLLKPVVSEKANEAKEQSNHVSFYVHPDSNKIEVKKAVEAAFDVKVESVNIVKKKAMPRTKFGRATGGRIPGYKKAYVKLAAGDKIEIFEGV
- the rplB gene encoding 50S ribosomal protein L2 gives rise to the protein MATRKLKPTSPGRRFQTVSDFAEITRTTPEKSLTKGLTKKAGRNNNGRVTMRRRGGGHKSLYRIIDFKRNKDSIPAKVAEIEYDPNRSARIALLHYADGEKRYILCPVGLNQGDVITSGEGSDIKPGNALVLANIPTGTIVHNIELHPGKGGQFCRAAGTYAQLIAKEGKYALLRMPSGEVRKVLASCCATVGQVGNIHHENIKIGKAGRNRWLGRRPKVRGVAMNPIDHPLGGGEGRSSGGRHPVSPWGTPAKGYKTRNKKKASSKLIVKRRGQK
- the rpsS gene encoding 30S ribosomal protein S19 translates to MPRSLKKGPFLDGHLIKKIQVASESGDRRVIKTWSRRSTIVPEMVGMTFAVHNGRKFIPVFVTENMVGHKLGEFSPTRTYFGHVADKKK
- the rplV gene encoding 50S ribosomal protein L22, whose protein sequence is MEAKAVAKFVRVSPRKTRIVAENIKGKGVEDALNILRFTPKKPAEILSKVLYSAISNAEQMPGVDVDSLIVDTVMINEGPTWKRIQPRAMGRAYRIRKRTSHITIVVKEQ